A single window of Bradyrhizobium daqingense DNA harbors:
- the xth gene encoding exodeoxyribonuclease III: MPIRVATWNVNSVRQRIDLLLSWLKECQPDIVCLQEIKCVDEAFPRLEIEALGYNVVTHGQKTFNGVALLSKLRFDETKSGLAGDDEDAHARFLEGVVTLKSGVLRIACLYLPNGNPVGTEKYPYKLKWMSRLLEYSKERLKTEEPLILAGDFNVIPHARDVHNPAAWTEDALFKAETRESFQSLLGLGLTDALRAVTDEPGLYTFWDYQAGAWQKNQGLRIDHLLLSPQASDKLANVGIDSYVRAWEKPSDHVPVWADLDLEAA; encoded by the coding sequence ATGCCCATCAGAGTAGCCACCTGGAACGTGAACTCGGTCCGGCAGCGGATCGACCTGCTCCTGAGCTGGCTGAAGGAGTGCCAGCCGGACATCGTCTGCCTCCAGGAGATCAAATGCGTCGACGAGGCCTTCCCGCGGCTGGAGATCGAGGCGCTGGGTTACAATGTGGTGACGCACGGGCAGAAGACCTTCAACGGCGTCGCCCTGCTCTCTAAGCTCCGGTTCGACGAGACCAAGTCGGGGCTGGCCGGCGACGATGAGGATGCCCACGCCCGCTTCCTCGAAGGGGTGGTGACGCTCAAGAGCGGCGTACTGCGCATCGCCTGCCTCTATCTGCCCAACGGCAATCCGGTCGGGACCGAGAAATATCCCTACAAGCTCAAATGGATGTCGCGGCTTCTTGAGTACTCGAAGGAACGCCTCAAGACCGAGGAGCCGCTGATCCTTGCCGGCGACTTCAACGTCATCCCGCACGCCCGTGACGTCCACAACCCCGCCGCCTGGACCGAGGACGCCCTGTTCAAGGCCGAGACCCGCGAGAGCTTTCAATCCTTGCTCGGCCTCGGCCTGACCGATGCCTTGCGCGCCGTCACCGACGAGCCCGGGCTCTATACGTTCTGGGACTACCAGGCCGGCGCCTGGCAGAAAAACCAGGGCCTGCGGATCGACCATCTGCTGCTGTCGCCGCAGGCCAGCGACAAGCTCGCCAATGTCGGGATCGACAGCTATGTGCGGGCTTGGGAGAAGCCGTCGGACCACGTGCCGGTATGGGCGGATCTCGATCTCGAGGCGGCTTGA